The Agaribacterium sp. ZY112 genome includes the window TAATAAGGATTATCGAGTGCACTGTATACATAGTCTTGATATTTACGGCCGCGATCCGCTTGATCTTCAGCGTGCAACAAACCCGGATTTAGCAAACCAGAATCCATAGAACCATTGTGGAACTCACCAATAATGCTCGGCATATCCAAATCCTCTAGGAAGGCCCAATAACCATCATTGATAGACTCGCGATAGTAGTTGTAACTCATCACATCCACATACTGAGCGGCAGCGGCTCTAACTTCTGGTGTCATTGCCCAGTGAGCAAAACGAGGCCCCATATACATATGATTAGGCATAGCTTTACTTAGCTCGGCATCAACCTGCTTAAAGTAAGAGTCGGCATAAATAAATAACAAGTCAGATAGATCGGCAAGTAAGGCCTTATTATCGAGACTCTCTAGCTCAAGACCTTTAGCAAAATCAGCCCACGATGCCTCGTCAACAGCCCACGCCTTATTTAAGCTGGCAATGTTTTTATATTTCGCCTTCATTTTATCGACAAACACCGCTTTTAATGGGCTCTGTGCAGCATCAAGCTTTAAACCGTTGATCGCAATACCGTAACGAAGAGCCGGACTGCCCTCAGTGCCCCAACTTTTTTCGTTGTCGATAAACACCCCCACACACCAAGGGTTGTCTTGAACCTCGTCGGCAATCTGCTTAACCGTCGCTTTAACTCGCTCGCCAAATACTGGGTCAAAAGGATCCGGCATCGGCCCCCAATAATCATTAGCACTGCTCACTGTTTTAAAGTCACCAATAATCCAACCATTAGCAAAATACGGAAGCCTATCCATTTGGTAATAACTTGGATCGACCCAGTTGCCAAAAGAAGTAAAGCCCCAAGTGTGCATACGCTTAATCGTCGTATCACGCCACTGACTCATCAGCGCCTGCTCATCCTGCGTGCCAAATTTTCGTGCAAGGTTGGCGCGGTAAAAACTGAAAGTTTCACCACGCTCTATAGCGCCGATGTGAACCTCACGGCGATAACCAAAACTAGCTGCCTCTTCGCTATTGTAATCAGGCAACCAAGTAAACATATTAGCCCTAAGCTCTGAACTTACTTTACGTGTTGGCCACGCCTGTTTAGGCACACGATTCAAACCAACAGAATCTTCTGGGGTATCGTCATCAGCTTTGCGTTCAGGAATTAGACTGTGATCAAAGTCGTAACCGGTGATGGTTGAGGTATTCGCCATACGAATATTGGCAATGCCGTTAGACCAAAATAAATAGCCCTCGGGATCAACCAGAGACCATTTACCATCAATTTTTTCAGTTCGGTAATAGCCCGTCGCTTCAAGTTTAGGACCCGCTAACCAGCCATTATATTTGGAGCGCCCCTCAAGTGGCTTATCACGTAGGGCCGCTTGCTCTTTCTTAGAGATCTCAAGCAGTTCATCAAGACTGTGTACTTTATCAGGGAAGTCAATCTTGGCATTTTGCCCAAATTGATCCACCAGACCGTGCAAATAATGCTCTTCCACGAACTGCTGGCTGAGCACACGTACATTATCAAGAATTAAACGCTTATCATCCGGTACAGCCATAACCTTAATGGCCACTTCAGTGATTGCCGAAGTGTCTAAGCCTTCTTTATTGCCACCACGCCAAATAGTCTGCACATAATCCCCCTGCCAGCTAGCAGGGTTGTTTCGCATACCTGTATTTACTTGTAGCGCAGGAACATCTAATTCAATTAAATAACTCAGATCGGACTCAGCCGGCACCACAACATTACGCAAATGGAAATTGCCCGCACTGTCATAGACGTAGATATATATGTGCGTTGACGTGCTCTGAGGATTATAAAGATCAACGGCAAGACTAGGGTGCTCTACTTGAGAAAAATCCCAAGGCTTAACAGGCTTCAAAGAGAAAGAGGCCGTATCCACCTCGGAACTCGCCAAATGAATATCATAAGCGTGGCCACTGGCGTTTTTAATTATTTTCGCCGTCGCATGACTTAAAGATACACTCTTGCTATCTTCACCGCTTTCAAAATCTAACAGCGTTGCCTGCTTCTTATGACTGGCCACCTGCACGGTCTTGGCCGTTTCTTTCCCAGAACATGCAGAAAAGATAAGTGCTGTAGCGGGAATGGATACGATCGCTAGGGCCGTTAATACCCTTTTAGTTATTGCTGTCATTGTTATTCTCAAATACTTTATTAACACTGCATTAGTGTCTTCAAGCTTAAGCATGACACATCAGCTAAAGCCGATTGTTTTCAACAAGGGATTTAATCGCCTCTTGATCTAGGGCTGAATCAAAAATATAAACCTCATCCAAAGAGCCGCGAAAGAACTTGTTTTCTTTATAAGGATTATCAAAGGCGATATTACGCCCCATAACTAAAGGCTTGCTGCGAGGGTGGTTAATATCTGTATTCACTCGCGTAATACTTTTATGGGGTGTCGCTTCGAGCTCACCATCAATGTAGATTAGTACATGGGTTGAAAGATCCACAGCCTCGCCACCAAAAAGCACAATGGCTACGTGGTGCCATTGTTCATCACGCAAGTCGCTATCGCCAACAACAACGCCCTCAGCAGTACCAATGCGTATCCGCCCAAGCGGTCCGCTAACATCCAAAGGATTTATAGAAATCTGCCATGCATTTTGTTGATCATGCAAACCCCAACTTAAAATACCAAAGCCTTCGGAGACAGAAAAATCTTTGGGCACTTTGACCCAAAAAGCCACCGTACGTGGCTTATTGCCACCAATGCCGGGAAACTCTGTCGCCAACCAATTATCGCGACCATTGAAATAAATCGCTTGTTGAAATACGCCGGTGACAGGTTTTGGCGCAGGTGCGGCATGATTCAGTGTTTTCACTTCGGCACTAAAACACTGATCGGCAATTCCTGGCCCCCGACAGCGGTAACGACCACCCTCAGCTTGATCTAGTTGCCAATGCATATAAGCAGGAGCGTCGCTGCTTGTCCCTGGTAGTGTGCGCATAAAACGCTGTGGCTGACTCTCTATCTGAGCCACCTGCTGCTCAAGGTCAAAAGCACGAGCCTGATCTTTGACTAAATATTCAAACTCCTGCTTATCAGATGCACGGACTTTAACCTCGCCGTCAAGCACGTGGACTTGCGACTCCCCCTGCGAATCAACAGACACGCCAAATTCTGTACCCAAATCAACAATATAAGAGCTCGGAGTATCAACCTTAAAACCTACAGCCTGCTCGGGCACACGGGCAACCAAGCTACCTCTATTTAAAATAATATGAGCATAGGATTTAAGATCGAGTTCAACCGGAGCCTCTAATACTAAAGTGACTCCATTTTTAAGACTGACTTCGGCGTAACCTTGATCCAAATGAAAAGGGCCACGATAAATACTCTGACCTTTTTGTAAGGATTTGCTGCCAGTACTCACCGCCGTTAATTTACTAATACTGCCCAATTCACGCTGCAAGTAGCTCGCATCAAAGATGAACAAACCCATAATCAAAACCGCACATGCGGCTAGCCACGGCACAAAACCACGAGCATAAGACTTAGGCCGAATACTACCTTGCTCACCACTTACGGTATCGGCACTTAGCGCTCGCTCCTCAATTCGCGCCTGTATGCCACGCATAAATGCCTTATCGCCCTGAGTAAGCAAAGCGTGTTTTAGTTGTCGCTGCCAAGCCCTCTGCTCGACCAAATACCTCAGCAGCTCAGGGTTTTTATCACAGGCTTCAAGCAAGGCATCGTCAACATCTAAGCCTGCCAAGTAGTCGGCGACCAACTGTTCTTCACGCTTATTCACCGCCCTCTCCTTCTGCTGCACTTTTTATACAATCCTTTAGCCACTGACGCGCCCTATGTAAGCGCATCGTCACCGTTGAATGTTTAACACCCAGTTTTTCCGTGAGCTCTTTGACAGCCCACCCTTGCAAATAGTGCATTCGTATTAGTTCCTGAGCCTCATGACTTAACTTCAGTAAGCAGGCTCTTAAGGCCGTACCGTGATATGACTCCAATTCACGCTCGTCCAGCTCTTGCTCTTGCTCATCGATCAGCGCCTCTAAACGGCTCGGACAACTAGGCTCCATACGCCTCTGCTTGCGGTGATGATTGCGCAGCAAGTTGTGGGCTATTCCACAAAGCCACGCAGAAAACGAAGCGCTGTCTTCCAGTTCATCAAGCTTATTAAAAGCCAATACAAAGCTCTCTTGAGCAATATCATCCACATCGTGAGCAAGGTAGGTACGCGCAGCAATAAAAGCGCGCAGCTTATTTTGCTGCAGACTCACAAGCTCGGTAAAGGCGGAACTATCCCCACGGCGAGCAGCAGTAATCAGACTGCCGTAATCGGGTTTTAGTTGTTTAGTCATGTACCTGCCATATTCAATCAATCAGCCACGTCTTTACCTTAGCACTTTCGCTAAAGAAGGCCTTCAGGCCCAGCACTTGATTTACACCTTCCCAACTAGTGTTTACAGGCACTCGTTTTGACACTCTCGTTACAGCCCCAGGTTTAGAAGCCCTTGTTAAGAGCCCCTCTTTTAGTCGCACTCTTTCAGTGAGCGGCTCTGACACATTGAAACTCAAGTAGGCGTTAACGGCGATTAGCACAAGCCCAAAACCCCAAAAATGAAAACCAAAATCCATTTACCAGCCCAAACAATTGAAAGGCGAAAACTCATAAATATTCAAAGTCGCCCAAAAAATACAAGCCGTAGCAAAACATAAAAGTGAAGATGAATTATCTCAAAATAAATAAATAAAAATCCGATACGAGTAAGCACAAAATTTATTTTAGATAGAAATTTTAAAAACATTACTTCATGAAAATGGATTTTTGGAGTAACTAAAAACATAATAAAAACACTAGGACACACCTATGAAACTACCTAGATTAAAATATCTGGCCGTCGCCACGACAGTACTCTTACCATTTAGTGTTGACGCACTTGCCTGCGACGTACCCACTCTAGAAACTGAATTACCTTTAGAAAATAGTCGCGTAGAACATATCTACGATCTTAGCTGTGCCGATACTGTAAATATCAGCTATACCCCTCAAATTGACGCTAGCTTGCCAGATGGTACCTTTCTAAACCTCTACTTTGATGTCACTACATCTGGTGTCAGCGAACGTATTGGCTATCGGGAACTAATGACCCCTATCGCAGCAGAGGCAATTAGCTTTTCCGATGTCGATGGTGATAGCTTAAAAGTTATTATCAAAGCTGAAAACACCGTTGGCCAAATGGCGGTAGATATTTCTATCACCGAAAGTGATGGCAGTGGCGGCGATGATCCGACAGCCGTAACCGATATAACCATTACCCCTACCAGTCTTACCGCTAATGTTGGTGAGACTAAATACGTTACAGGTGCCGTGGTCCCAGCCACAGCAACAAACAGAGGCCTGTGGTTTGAAAGCAGTGACGAGAGTGTCGTTACAGTCACCTCTTCAGGCGAAATAGCTGCCGTAGGCGCAGGTAGCGCAACGATTACCGCAGTCTCCTCTGAAGGCTATTTCCGCGCAGATGCATCTATTGTCGTGTCTGAAGCTGATTTCCCAGTTTACGACAAAGTCATCGACTTAAATGAATTTGATCTCGTTTGGAATGATGAATTTGACTACGACGACGATCAGCTTGAACAGAAGTGGATATCTCAAAACGGCGCAACAGAAAATGAATATGTTTTATGTAGCCGCTACCGCGATAACGCCGTTGTCGCTGATGGCATACTTGAATTAAAGGCAATCAAAGAAACTCGCGATGGCCAAGATTGGACCTGCGGAAACATCTGGACCAAAGACACCTTTAAGTACGGTTATTTTGAAGCGCGCTATAAATATGCCGGTGCGACTGGTACCAACAACTCCTTCTGGTTATGGCCAAAAAATGGCGTAAGCGGTGGACAAAAAGCCTTTGAGCTCGATATTAACGAAGGCCACTATCCGAATGAAATCAATACGAACATCCATAACTGGACTGATGTAGCTGGCGATGGCAGTCACCCTCAAAGCCCTCAACCGCGCAGCTATCCAGAGTATGATTTTGCAGAGGAGTGGCACACCTACGGCCTGTTATGGACCGAAGATAAACACGAGTTTTATCTTGATGGTCAGTTAATGCGTGTTGAAGAGCACAGCCTTAACCACGCTGAAACCAATATTTTATTAAGTCTGGCCATTCTAAAATGGAATATCGCAGGCGCTGTAACCGATGCGATTGACGGCACCAGTATGAAAGTGGATTACGTACGCTATTACGAAGCCAAAGACGCTGGTGTAGAACCTCCCATTACAGACGAGTGTGTTATCTACGAAACTGAGCTATTGGAACTGACTCAAGAGCGCTACGACCTTGTATACGATCTCACATGTGCATCGACCGTCGATATCAGCTTCACTCCAGATGTAGACCCCACGCTACCAGACGGCACCTTTATGAACATCTACTTTGATGTGACCAATAACGGCGTCACCGAGCGTATTGGCTTCCGTGAGCTTGCGGCCCCATTTTCAGGTGACGAGATTCGTTTCGAAGATGTTGCTGGCGATAGCTTAAAAGTGATTATCAAGGCTGAAAATATCGAAGGTAAGATGGCTTTTAAAGACGTTTCAATTAAAGGCCCTGCGATAGATGACTCTGGAGATATCGCGGTAACTGGCGCAAGCATTGACCCAAGCACGCTAGAACTTACTGTTGGCGAAATGCTACAAGTCACAGGTTCTGTGATCCCTGCCGACGCAACTGATCAAGCTGTATGGTTTGAAAGCAGTGACGATACTGTTGCTACGGTTAACGCCAGTGGTGAAGTCTTAGCCATTAGCGCAGGTACAGCTACCATCTCCGTGGTGACCAATGACGGCCTATTTACTGACGATGCCACTCTCACGGTTAGCGCCGAGGTCGAAGCTTCACCTGAAGCATCTCCAGAAGCCAGTGCCGAGCCATCACCTGACGCAAGCCCGGAAGCCTCGCCAGAAGCGAGTCCTGAGCCGTCTCCAGAAGTCAGCTCGGCGCCATCTCCTATGGCCAGCCCAGAAGCTTCTCCAGAAGCCAGCCCCGCCCCCTCTGAAGCACCGCAAGAAAAGTCTGAGAGTGGTGGTGGTTCTTTTGCAT containing:
- a CDS encoding Ig-like domain-containing protein — translated: MKLPRLKYLAVATTVLLPFSVDALACDVPTLETELPLENSRVEHIYDLSCADTVNISYTPQIDASLPDGTFLNLYFDVTTSGVSERIGYRELMTPIAAEAISFSDVDGDSLKVIIKAENTVGQMAVDISITESDGSGGDDPTAVTDITITPTSLTANVGETKYVTGAVVPATATNRGLWFESSDESVVTVTSSGEIAAVGAGSATITAVSSEGYFRADASIVVSEADFPVYDKVIDLNEFDLVWNDEFDYDDDQLEQKWISQNGATENEYVLCSRYRDNAVVADGILELKAIKETRDGQDWTCGNIWTKDTFKYGYFEARYKYAGATGTNNSFWLWPKNGVSGGQKAFELDINEGHYPNEINTNIHNWTDVAGDGSHPQSPQPRSYPEYDFAEEWHTYGLLWTEDKHEFYLDGQLMRVEEHSLNHAETNILLSLAILKWNIAGAVTDAIDGTSMKVDYVRYYEAKDAGVEPPITDECVIYETELLELTQERYDLVYDLTCASTVDISFTPDVDPTLPDGTFMNIYFDVTNNGVTERIGFRELAAPFSGDEIRFEDVAGDSLKVIIKAENIEGKMAFKDVSIKGPAIDDSGDIAVTGASIDPSTLELTVGEMLQVTGSVIPADATDQAVWFESSDDTVATVNASGEVLAISAGTATISVVTNDGLFTDDATLTVSAEVEASPEASPEASAEPSPDASPEASPEASPEPSPEVSSAPSPMASPEASPEASPAPSEAPQEKSESGGGSFAFGELGYLAALCAIAFWRRRKTF
- a CDS encoding agarase, which translates into the protein MTAITKRVLTALAIVSIPATALIFSACSGKETAKTVQVASHKKQATLLDFESGEDSKSVSLSHATAKIIKNASGHAYDIHLASSEVDTASFSLKPVKPWDFSQVEHPSLAVDLYNPQSTSTHIYIYVYDSAGNFHLRNVVVPAESDLSYLIELDVPALQVNTGMRNNPASWQGDYVQTIWRGGNKEGLDTSAITEVAIKVMAVPDDKRLILDNVRVLSQQFVEEHYLHGLVDQFGQNAKIDFPDKVHSLDELLEISKKEQAALRDKPLEGRSKYNGWLAGPKLEATGYYRTEKIDGKWSLVDPEGYLFWSNGIANIRMANTSTITGYDFDHSLIPERKADDDTPEDSVGLNRVPKQAWPTRKVSSELRANMFTWLPDYNSEEAASFGYRREVHIGAIERGETFSFYRANLARKFGTQDEQALMSQWRDTTIKRMHTWGFTSFGNWVDPSYYQMDRLPYFANGWIIGDFKTVSSANDYWGPMPDPFDPVFGERVKATVKQIADEVQDNPWCVGVFIDNEKSWGTEGSPALRYGIAINGLKLDAAQSPLKAVFVDKMKAKYKNIASLNKAWAVDEASWADFAKGLELESLDNKALLADLSDLLFIYADSYFKQVDAELSKAMPNHMYMGPRFAHWAMTPEVRAAAAQYVDVMSYNYYRESINDGYWAFLEDLDMPSIIGEFHNGSMDSGLLNPGLLHAEDQADRGRKYQDYVYSALDNPYYVGTHWFQYIDSPLTGRAYDGENYNVGFVAATDIPYQPLVDAVTELNETLYERRFGE
- a CDS encoding RNA polymerase sigma factor, whose translation is MTKQLKPDYGSLITAARRGDSSAFTELVSLQQNKLRAFIAARTYLAHDVDDIAQESFVLAFNKLDELEDSASFSAWLCGIAHNLLRNHHRKQRRMEPSCPSRLEALIDEQEQELDERELESYHGTALRACLLKLSHEAQELIRMHYLQGWAVKELTEKLGVKHSTVTMRLHRARQWLKDCIKSAAEGEGGE
- a CDS encoding LamG-like jellyroll fold domain-containing protein, encoding MNKREEQLVADYLAGLDVDDALLEACDKNPELLRYLVEQRAWQRQLKHALLTQGDKAFMRGIQARIEERALSADTVSGEQGSIRPKSYARGFVPWLAACAVLIMGLFIFDASYLQRELGSISKLTAVSTGSKSLQKGQSIYRGPFHLDQGYAEVSLKNGVTLVLEAPVELDLKSYAHIILNRGSLVARVPEQAVGFKVDTPSSYIVDLGTEFGVSVDSQGESQVHVLDGEVKVRASDKQEFEYLVKDQARAFDLEQQVAQIESQPQRFMRTLPGTSSDAPAYMHWQLDQAEGGRYRCRGPGIADQCFSAEVKTLNHAAPAPKPVTGVFQQAIYFNGRDNWLATEFPGIGGNKPRTVAFWVKVPKDFSVSEGFGILSWGLHDQQNAWQISINPLDVSGPLGRIRIGTAEGVVVGDSDLRDEQWHHVAIVLFGGEAVDLSTHVLIYIDGELEATPHKSITRVNTDINHPRSKPLVMGRNIAFDNPYKENKFFRGSLDEVYIFDSALDQEAIKSLVENNRL